The following nucleotide sequence is from Mucilaginibacter sp. cycad4.
GAAAAGAGATTGTAGGTATAGCCAAAGTAGTGAAGGAAGCCTACCAGGACCCCACAACCGATGATACCAATTGGGTAGTTGTTGACCTGGCCCCGGTTGAAGCCCTGAAAACCCCGGTAACCCTTGAGCAGATCAAAGCCGACCCTAAATTACAGGATATAGGACTGGTAAGGCAGGGGCGTTTATCGGTGATGGGTGTAAAGCGCGAAGAGTTTGATTATATCTTAGCGCTGGGCAGTAAATGAAATGGATAAGCGCCCGCCCGAGCCATTTTATTAAACCGGTATTAACTGCTGCTTTATTTGCACTGCCCGGGCTGGTGAAGGCACAGGATGTTTTTCAAGGTTTTCCTGATCTATTTACTGTTCCTGAAAGCTACGTTGTAAAGCATGTTAAGCAAGCACCGGTAATTGATGGCGATGTGGAAGATGCTGTATGGCAGCAGGCCAAATGGACTAAAGATTTCCAGGATATTGAAGGCCGCCTTAAACCACAGCCGCCGCTGCAAACCAACGTTAAAATGCTTTGGGGTGATAGCTGCCTGTATGTAGCAGCCCGGATCAGAGATCCACATGTTTGGGCTACGCTTAAACATCATGATGATATTGTTTACCGCGACAATGACTTTGAGTTGTTTATCGATCCCACTAACAGCACGCATAAATATTTTGAAATTGAGGTGAATGCCCTCAACACCATTTTCG
It contains:
- a CDS encoding EVE domain-containing protein, producing MQHWLVKSEPFKYSWEKFNKDGRTFWDGVRNYQARNNLREMKEGDLVLFYHSNEGKEIVGIAKVVKEAYQDPTTDDTNWVVVDLAPVEALKTPVTLEQIKADPKLQDIGLVRQGRLSVMGVKREEFDYILALGSK